The proteins below are encoded in one region of Halichoerus grypus chromosome X, mHalGry1.hap1.1, whole genome shotgun sequence:
- the LOC118540423 gene encoding melanoma-associated antigen B17-like yields MPRGQKSKVRAREKRHQGRGEAQSLGGAPAAEAAAPAAEEPPRSPPPSVGAMPPGSPEAGPAPQPQGAPAPGSPGVDPAGPPRDQGAQNAAAAAALAARATRKDPLTRKASMLVQYLLEKHGTGEPITRAALLKMVGRKYGQHFPEIFRLASERMELVFGLELKEVDTRGQSYTLVSKLSLPGDGNKGLPKTGLLMALLGMIFMKGNRATEEEVWEFLNVLGLQEGRRHLIFGEPRQLITQDLVHQGYLEYRAVPASDPPRHEFLWGPRARAETSKMQVLQVLAKINDTVPSCFPELYEEALQEQKERAAARGWRRV; encoded by the coding sequence ATGCCTCGGGGCCAGAAGAGCAAGGTCCGTGCCCGGGAGAAACGCCACCAGGGCCGCGGTGAGGCTCAGAGTCTCGGGGGTGCTCCTGCTGCTGAAGCAGCAGCCCCCGCAGCAGAGGagcccccccgctcccccccgcccAGCGTGGGGGCTATGCCCCCGGGCTCCCCCGAGGCGGGTCCCGCCCCGCAGCCCCAGGGCGCCCCGGCCCCTGGGTCTCCTGGCGTGGACCCTGCAGGCCCGCCACGTGACCAGGGCGCCCAGAACgcggcggccgccgccgcccTGGCCGCCCGGGCCACCCGCAAAGACCCCCTCACCCGCAAGGCCAGCATGCTGGTGCAGTACCTGCTGGAGAAGCATGGCACCGGGGAGCCCATCACGCGGGCCGCGCTGCTGAAGATGGTCGGCAGGAAGTACGGCCAGCACTTCCCCGAGATCTTCAGGCTCGCCTCCGAGCGCATGGAGCTGGTCTTCGGGCTCGAGCTCAAGGAGGTCGACACCCGCGGCCAGTCCTACACCCTGGTCAGCAAGCTGTCCCTCCCGGGCGACGGCAACAAGGGGCTGCCCAAGACCGGCCTCCTGATGGCGCTCCTGGGCATGATCTTCATGAAGGGCAACCGCGCCACCGAGGAGGAGGTCTGGGAGTTCCTCAACGTGCTGGgcctccaggagggcaggaggcaCCTGATCTTCGGCGAGCCCCGGCAGCTCATCACCCAAGACCTGGTGCACCAGGGCTACCTGGAGTACCGCGCGGTGCCCGCCAGCGACCCTCCGCGCCACGAGTTCCTGTGGGGCCCGCGAGCCCGCGCGGAGACCAGCAAGATGCAGGTGCTGCAGGTCCTGGCCAAGATCAACGACACCGTGCCCAGCTGCTTCCCCGAGCTGTACGAGGAGGCGCTGCAAGAGCAGAAGGAGCGCGCGGCGGCCCGTGGCTGGCGCCGCGTCTAG